A DNA window from Anaerocolumna sp. AGMB13020 contains the following coding sequences:
- a CDS encoding phage tail tip lysozyme, protein MATIPAWPVLSTGNSGKNVSALQCLLVFRGYSLTIDGSFGSGTQTAVINYQSSKGLSADGVAGANTLSALVATVQNGSSNYAARAAQYLLSKFESIAVDGVFGSNSTTVTKTFQQKMGISDDGIIGSTTWQYLFGYEVYPSSGSGSLYISNSYLTLSQMAVNAQYILNYLRGKGWTKNAVCGMLGNMQTESTINPGIWQGLNANNTSGGFGLVQWTPATKYISWAQSNNYTVADMDSQLLRILYEVSAGIQYYPTSAYNLTFTQFTKSTESAYYLAGAFLHNYERPANSSQDQVRGNQGTYWFNTLT, encoded by the coding sequence ATGGCAACAATTCCAGCTTGGCCTGTCTTAAGTACAGGCAACTCCGGAAAAAATGTAAGCGCACTTCAGTGCTTGCTGGTTTTCCGGGGGTATTCCCTCACCATTGACGGAAGCTTTGGGTCAGGCACCCAAACCGCAGTAATTAATTATCAAAGCAGCAAAGGACTCTCAGCAGATGGTGTTGCCGGAGCAAACACATTATCCGCATTGGTAGCCACCGTACAAAATGGTTCCAGTAATTATGCGGCAAGAGCCGCCCAGTATCTCCTTAGCAAGTTTGAGTCGATTGCAGTTGATGGTGTCTTTGGTTCCAATTCAACGACTGTCACGAAAACTTTCCAGCAGAAGATGGGTATCTCAGATGATGGTATCATCGGTTCCACCACCTGGCAGTATCTATTTGGTTATGAGGTTTATCCTTCTTCCGGTAGCGGATCCCTTTATATCAGCAACAGTTATCTGACACTGAGCCAAATGGCAGTAAATGCCCAGTATATCCTTAATTATCTGCGTGGTAAAGGCTGGACCAAAAATGCAGTATGCGGAATGCTTGGAAATATGCAGACAGAAAGCACGATTAATCCAGGTATCTGGCAGGGACTTAATGCAAACAATACCAGCGGTGGCTTTGGTTTAGTTCAATGGACCCCGGCAACGAAATATATCAGCTGGGCTCAGAGCAATAATTATACAGTAGCCGATATGGACAGTCAGCTGCTCCGTATCCTGTATGAGGTAAGTGCAGGCATTCAGTACTATCCTACCTCCGCCTATAATCTTACATTTACCCAATTCACCAAATCCACAGAAAGCGCTTATTACCTGGCTGGTGCATTTTTGCATAATTACGAGAGACCGGCAAATTCTTCACAGGATCAGGTACGAGGTAATCAAGGCACTTATTGGTTTAATACCTTGACTTAA
- a CDS encoding RNA polymerase sigma factor yields the protein MIIEEVYKIQHGDNTATLKLIEKFKPILKKYAHSLSYEDAYDDLLVDFIELLSTLKADKLQNKNDGCLVAYLTTSIHNSYIKKLIRVKQSRNYTTYSELSEYEMYYIDSLTATTDIYTNTDYDLLRELLTNQEFYIIKMLYYDGYTVAETAGTMGITRQAVNQMKNRALKKLKNIYMDKH from the coding sequence ATGATAATTGAGGAAGTTTATAAAATACAACACGGGGATAATACAGCAACATTAAAGCTGATAGAAAAATTCAAGCCAATCTTAAAAAAATATGCTCATAGTCTTTCTTACGAAGATGCCTATGACGACCTTCTTGTGGATTTTATTGAATTACTTTCTACTTTAAAAGCTGATAAGCTACAGAATAAAAATGACGGTTGTTTGGTAGCTTATCTTACCACTTCCATACATAACAGTTATATCAAGAAGCTCATAAGGGTAAAGCAGTCACGAAATTATACCACTTACTCAGAACTCAGTGAGTATGAAATGTATTATATTGACTCCCTGACCGCAACAACGGATATCTATACAAATACAGATTATGACCTGTTAAGAGAGCTTCTAACAAATCAGGAGTTTTATATCATCAAGATGCTTTATTATGACGGTTACACAGTTGCTGAAACTGCCGGTACCATGGGTATAACCCGGCAGGCTGTAAATCAGATGAAGAACAGAGCTTTGAAGAAGCTAAAAAATATATACATGGACAAGCATTAG
- a CDS encoding phage holin family protein, with protein sequence MEDMIEHIRLILAFVGGILGCIFGGFNSLIYALTAFVALDYITGVLLAIRDKKISSEVGYRGIVRKFLIFLIVSMGNIMDNYVLGTGSTLRTLVVMFYLANEGISILENAGQLGLPIPKRLREAIEKLNSNRD encoded by the coding sequence ATGGAGGATATGATTGAACATATAAGATTAATTCTTGCCTTTGTGGGAGGAATACTTGGCTGTATCTTTGGGGGCTTTAACTCGCTTATATATGCACTGACCGCATTTGTAGCCCTTGATTATATTACAGGAGTTTTACTGGCAATACGGGATAAGAAGATTTCCAGTGAAGTAGGGTACCGGGGTATTGTCAGGAAGTTCCTGATATTTTTGATTGTATCCATGGGAAATATTATGGATAATTATGTATTGGGAACAGGAAGTACTCTTAGGACCTTAGTTGTTATGTTCTATCTGGCCAATGAGGGTATTAGTATACTGGAAAATGCGGGACAGTTGGGGTTACCCATACCGAAGAGGTTAAGAGAGGCTATTGAAAAGCTTAATAGTAATAGGGATTAA
- a CDS encoding SDR family oxidoreductase, with product MKDKDMYTPQEIKGQKQPVPGKESSMEPEPIYDNPDYKGADRLKGKTAIITGGDSGIGRAVAVAYAKEGCNVVIVYNIAEDDANTTRQAVESYQSKVLLLKGDIGDSNFCNQVIEKTIQTFQRLDILVNNAAEQHQQKRLEDITDEQLQRTFQTNIFAMFYLTRAALPHLKENSIIINTSSITAYKGNETLLDYSATKGAITAFTRSLSTNLAERKIRVNQVAPGPIWTPLIVSTLDKNTVGTFGKDTPLKRAGQPVEVAEAYVFLASDASTYITGQTIHINGGTIVNG from the coding sequence ATGAAAGATAAGGATATGTATACCCCTCAGGAAATAAAAGGTCAGAAACAGCCTGTTCCTGGTAAGGAAAGCAGCATGGAGCCGGAACCGATTTATGATAATCCGGATTACAAAGGAGCTGACAGACTGAAGGGAAAGACAGCAATTATAACCGGTGGAGACAGTGGAATCGGCAGAGCGGTAGCAGTTGCCTATGCCAAGGAAGGCTGCAATGTTGTCATCGTCTATAATATAGCAGAGGATGATGCAAATACAACCAGACAGGCAGTAGAAAGCTATCAGAGTAAAGTGCTGCTGCTTAAGGGGGATATTGGGGACAGCAACTTCTGCAACCAGGTCATAGAGAAAACCATACAGACCTTTCAGCGGCTGGACATTCTGGTAAACAACGCAGCCGAGCAGCATCAGCAGAAAAGACTGGAAGACATTACCGATGAGCAGCTGCAAAGGACATTTCAAACCAATATCTTTGCTATGTTTTATTTAACCAGGGCAGCGCTTCCTCATCTGAAAGAAAATAGCATCATCATAAATACAAGCTCTATAACGGCCTATAAAGGAAATGAGACTTTATTGGACTATTCCGCAACAAAAGGTGCAATCACAGCCTTTACTAGATCTTTATCCACCAATCTTGCAGAACGTAAGATTAGGGTAAATCAAGTGGCACCTGGTCCTATCTGGACACCCTTGATTGTTTCCACGCTGGATAAAAATACCGTTGGAACCTTTGGAAAAGATACACCCTTAAAACGGGCAGGACAGCCGGTTGAGGTAGCAGAAGCTTATGTATTTCTCGCTTCCGATGCTTCAACCTATATTACTGGACAGACTATTCATATCAATGGTGGCACCATTGTGAATGGATAG